One window of the Patescibacteria group bacterium genome contains the following:
- a CDS encoding inorganic diphosphatase — MNLWHDISAGENAPETLNVIIEIPKGSKNKYEIDKETGLIALDRVAHTAQDFPYDYGFVPQTLWDDNDALDVIVLTTHPLVTGILARVRPIAIMHMVDSGDSDDKIIAVPVEDPRFNSVLDLEDVNEHTLKEMEHFYSTYKKIQGKKVTVTGFEGKDAACKAIDRSRKLYEEKYATKAE, encoded by the coding sequence ATGAATCTGTGGCACGATATTTCCGCGGGCGAAAACGCTCCCGAAACCCTCAACGTTATCATTGAGATTCCGAAGGGGTCAAAAAATAAATACGAAATAGACAAAGAAACGGGGCTTATCGCGCTTGACCGGGTGGCGCACACAGCGCAAGATTTTCCTTATGACTACGGGTTTGTACCGCAGACACTCTGGGACGACAACGACGCTCTGGACGTGATAGTGCTCACCACGCACCCACTGGTTACCGGTATTTTAGCGCGTGTGCGGCCGATCGCGATCATGCACATGGTTGACTCGGGAGATTCTGACGACAAGATCATTGCCGTGCCGGTTGAGGACCCTCGCTTTAATAGCGTTTTAGACCTTGAAGACGTCAATGAACACACACTCAAAGAGATGGAACATTTTTACTCCACCTATAAAAAAATCCAGGGAAAAAAGGTGACGGTCACCGGATTTGAAGGAAAAGACGCGGCATGTAAAGCGATTGACCGTTCCCGTAAACTCTACGAAGAGAAGTACGCGACCAAAGCCGAATAA